The DNA window GTGGTGCTGAGTTTTTGTTCAGGAGATTGATCCAGATCAGGGTTTCTCTACTGAACATTCTTAGCTCATAGATATCTCTCAAGCCTTGCCTCTCTGGCGCCTTGCGATTGGCATCCACCTTTTAAAGGATTCGTCAatcttgtatatataattttagctTATTAAATGGGCACAAATGTATATAAGATCGATCTATGAAAGACAATTTTGGTCATTATCCATGTTCTTCATCCTActtatttatatgaaaatctTATTATGACCATCTTTTCTGGTGCACATGATGAATCAAATTGCAACAAAGAAGGTTgaattatgtaaaaaaactttttattcataattttattgaGAATCCAGATGTCCATTGATTTGTGGCAAACCTTCTGAACTACATCAGATCTTTACCGGCTGTACGTTTCACCTGGTCAACTGTTACCTGGCTGTTTCATGTTCCACGATGGTCAACTTTACCTCACATGTAGTTCcattttcacttttttaagGCAATTCACACATGTTTCAAACCTGTAAATTTGCatagaatttttatatggGAGCTTGTGTTGTAGATGCACGAACATGCCAACTCCAATCAAATAGCCTGACCATGAAGCACATGCTGAGTTCTGACCAGCGCTTATAATTGAGATCCTTTGCTTCCAATTAGGCGAACACAACAGATTAATATAACTCATCTGTTGCACCTAAAGACCGGTGTtccgtttttttatcattccaCATGATTAAGTGATGTTCTAATCTTCATGTTCTAAACAAGTGAATATAAAACATACTTGATTCATAAGTTACATAACGTGGTAAAATACTCTGTAGAACACCAAAGCTCACACTCTTAATTTTGAAATGCATTTAGATTAGAAATAACTCCTCGTAAGTTTCAGAAACAGTACAGATGGCACATAGATTAGAAAACAACCCCTAATTTTCATTTGCAGACTAGTAATGGCACATGATGCATGACAGGTCTAGGTGAGGGTTGCTTAAGAATCATATGCACAAAGCAGAATTTTCACTGGACTACCACCAGAGAGTACACTGAAAAATTGTGGGGAGTTCCAAACTCTGATCCAGTAGGATACATCCTGGACATTCAAAGACCACCACAGCTTGGAGGTTTAACTAGAGATTCATATGAAACAGCACATCGACGCCAAAGCGCAGTGAAAAGGTTCAGCACCACTTCAGAGCGTGTCTCTGTTTTACCCTGTGAGATGTGCTGATGTGCTGCTTCATAACCAGGCCATGTCTTGGGCCTAGGTCGCCCTTCTGCATAAATCTCAAAGTAATCTTAACCATCCAAAAGTGATTgataggggaaaaaaagaataagaaaaTTGATAAATAGACAACCCCCTGTATCTTAATGCATCGCTGAGAGTGCCATCCATATCGTGCATACCTGAATTCgcatattttggtttttgtttcaggtaataatatgttttggttttctttagatttatctatgaaCCAATAGGTCGGAGTGTGAACTCTTTGAGTGGAAGATCATGGGACCCCTTTTGTGTTCAGTCTAGGGAACGCAAGAGAAATTGATAGCTCAAATGTGGTGATGTAAATGTGTAGAGAAAACGTAGGCACAAAGCAAGTATACATGTCCACGAAGGTGTAATACCATATTCCTGTGGATGTTCTTATAGATTGTGTGtatacaataaaaatgatgagaATGATAGAACCTTTGTAAGAATTAATGGGAGTCTCCTTCTATAGCTCATAAATACTCCCAACGAGAGGTTGATGCTTGCTACCTTCTCTTCTTAGTGTTTTTCTCATCTCTAGTTTACTCTCCTTTGTTTGTTGGGCTTGGTCCTTGCTGGTTCTATCCGTAGAACTTGTATCTATGTGGACTTATCCCCTAGATTTTGCACCATTTGGGGTAGCCATTTAATGCACATGCATCATCCTCGTTAATAGGACTTGTGATAGAACTGGCAGTGCCGGAGGTTGATGGTAGACTTATGTGGATCTGCCGGTCCTTGTGCACTACCCTTGGGGAACAGATAGGACTAGTACCTCCCCACACACACCATCAGGTATTCGACCGGTGgaccccacatgtcagtgagaaCACGTGGCAAGTAGCCATTAAGCGATGGTCATCGTTGGTTGGAAActgtgatgatgatgatgacaacAACGACAAGATTGAGGGGGACCCAAGTATGTGTGCCCCTATTTTCTACGTCTACCCAATGAGTGATGAGTTTCAAAATTAACATGCTGTTGCCTCTAGTCcaaaataagcaaaaaaaaaaaagacattcGAACCTAACTTTAGCTTATCTATGTAAGAATggcttatgattttttaaaaaatacatgggAAATGTTGATTGTTTGTTCAAGCTTATACTTTTTGGCTTAAAAAGTTGGTTTCTAAGCCCAAACAAAGAGGACTTTAATGTTTTGGCATGGGACAGTGGGTGTAAGACACCACCTTGTCCTTAGAACTTTGTATGCCTAGCATTAAATGCAAAAAGTGGATTGTCCCTTAGCTAGCCCTGGCCGGTACACCATATTGGTTGGTCTCATGCTGCCCCAAAGCCCTTTTAGTTCTCAAGTGGAGGCATCCGGACGGTCCAATCCTCTTAGTTAAGACACAGATAAATTCTAGCACCACGAATCCACTGGTATAGATATTCTATTTCTAATATCACCGACACAatgtatattataaatatatatattcagatttattagtatccatatgaatttaaaaaaaataaaatatcatgtaACCTAAAATGGAGGTAACAGTAAAAATCAAGAATGAGCTGACTTCCTGAAAACCTCTTTCCTAACGGTAACTTTTTCTGGGTAATGGAATATTTCATTACGCCTAACCGTAATTATGTACAAACTTTTTTGCATCATCGGTGAAAAATGTTTTGGTTTAACATACAATGCGTGGCACTGAGCTTTGAGCATACACCAAGGAGACTGAAACATATTCTTCAGGCCACTGAAATGAGGGAAAACTGGGCAATCCACTCCCTACCTAGGAAGAACTCGGGAGCATCTTACCAACTTTAACGCAGGGTTTCCAGCTAGGAAAAATGTGGAGTAAGAAGGCATCTATCAACTCGGGAAAGGCAGGATTCCATTCAGGCAGCTCGAGCTGCTCAACCATCTCCGAGGACACCGACAGGCTTGTATCCTTCTCCATGTCGAAGCAGAACTGAACATTCTTAAACTTACCtgcaaaaaaacattttattgaAAACGAGAGAAATTTCAACTGTTTTGTTGTTCGAAAAGACACAAATTAAGCTGTATTTAGATCGTAAGGTGTCACTTTGATGTTTATTATTACCATCAGGAGGTGAAGGGAATCGCAGAAACAACATGACAGGGTTGGTGTTGCTCATGTTCCCTTCTAATACAAAATCACCCTTTTGAAGCACCAAACTGAAAGATTTCTCCTTCCCATTGACAGTATCATTCGGCACCAGAGAGACAAAAATTGGTACATCTTTAGAATCCAGGCTTGAGTTTTCTGTAAATTTTACTTGTTCTTGCACTGGATTTGAGCTTTGTTCGTTCGCACCATCCTTCTGAAGAAAAGGGCTCTTCAAGAGCTCACTTGCAGGCAATCTGTCAGATACTGAAGTTAGACAGCTCTCAATGAAATTTCTCAGTTCTGCATCCTTGACTTTGGAGAGAGCGACTGGCTTTACACCCTGCAGTTATAGAGACATGAATATGATGTGATATGTTTAGCTACCAGAATGGTATAAAAGTATGTACTCCAATTTATGAATGTTGAACTATATTGAAGGTCACTTACTTCAGTTATCTTCTTGTATATCTGAACAAAGCCCTTGCATTCGCTGTATGGACATTCACACGTCACCATTTCAAGCATGCACATtccaaaagaatatatatcaaCAAGCTCATTGTAATTCTCACCAAAAAGCTCTGGTGCCATGAATTCAACGGTGCCTGTATTTAACAGTAAGAGCACCAGTTGATGCATGTAAtgcttcaaaataaaattattttgaaggAAGTAAAAGACAGTTGTCTCCAGTACTTGTAATTTACTTCGAAAGTTTTGTGGCTTTGTGGAGCAGTTCACCTACCTTGAATACTCTGTGTTTTCCTTTGCTGCATGACCATTGCTAAACCAAAATCCCCAATCTTCACTTTGCCATGGTTTCCATTGATGAAAATGTTGTCACACTTCAAGTCCCTATGTATGATTGGTGGCTTCTGACTATGTAGATATTCCAGCCCTGTCAGTATTTGTTTTGCCCATCGTCTCATTGCTTTCATGTCAACTTTCTTATGCTTTGTACGGTACCTAGTCATGTGCACCAAAGATTATTCATCACATGAAAGAAAAAGCACTACTCCCTCAGGATATAAAGATTTTTAGAGCTAGGAATAGATATTAACAAAGCAGGTGAGAAACTTTTGTGGTGAAACCTTATGATTGCTTGAAAAGAGAATGTATGTGTataagttgttatattttagtataaatctTAAATGCTAGAAGtctttatattttgagacagaggAACTACTATGTATCCATCTAATGATCGAGTtaaatgcaaacaaaaaaaaattgtggagCATTAAGATAATTAGTTCTATCATGATGTATTCCTTTTCTTCCAAATGAAAGCCCCCGAGAAGCAGGAATAAAGCTATACTCAAAGCCTAGTTGGGTTCATGAGGAATTTGGCTTCTGAAACCAAtgtaattttaaactaaaaaccTAATCATGAAAACATACTGAACCCATTTGTTAGTTTCTCAGTTGTTTCAAACAAGGCAGATAAGATCACATaagcaaacaaaattaaataaaacccaAGGGTGAACAAAActtaaatgaaacaaaaactaCTTCTAAAGaggaacagaaaaaaagaaagaaacatagTGTCTAGCTTAGAACGAGAGAGGGAATGGCAGGGGAATACAAATACATACTCTCTCAAATTACCAGATGTGAACAGCTCGGTGACAATGTTAACCGTCCTGTTCCTGGTGTCAACCCACGAGGCGTAGAGCTTGAGGATGTGCTTGTGCTTGAGCGATTTCAGCAGCTGGATTTCCGTGCAAAGCCGCTGCAGTTCCTTGGAAGAACCCATGATGCGATCGTTTATCTCCACCTTGCCCCAGGCCACCTCTATTCCATCCACCGCGTCAAAAGCCTTGTATCTGTCAGATAATcaccaacatatatattgtgttgAGGTTGGTGTTAGGCGACCCTGACGATTTTCGGCAAAAGTTATGATTAAATTGTTTATACAAATGATTGAAGgagagaattttattttttgacacTCGACAGCTTAAGGTTTGATTATTAAGATTTGCTTctttccaataaaaagtacctcgaggtaccagtacctcatggtaccaaattatttctgatcgttggatctatcCACGCATATCCTatttagctagatccaatagtgAAAAACGATctagtatctcgaggtatttttttgttggactggagCAAATCTCCTGATTATTTGATAGCCTGACTCACTGTTATTGATTTAGATGcttccacatgtcatactcaTAAGtatcaacataaataatttgataaaaaatttatcaaatcatTAAATTTATCATGATTTAACTACAATTAGCATGCTGTAAGTACGTACTAGTATAAAAAACCATGAAACTAATTTTCTGAATCCAACACCGTAGGGGAACAGTGTTGCAATGCCTCATTTCTCATATTCTATGGAGTAACAGTCAACAAAACACTGGACTTATTTAAACATGAGAATCCCCTGGCTCGATTTTATCCTCAGCAGCCGTTAAATTCTTGGTATCCGAAAACACTacaaatatatgaattattttctGGAACTGAAATTGGTGACATATCAGTCACCAAAATCATACGAGGCACCGTTTGGAATGTAGAAATTTCATGATTCAGTTCAACAAAACTCGACAAATCAATGGATTTAACCCACCAGTTCATCCCAGACAAAATGGAGATTTCATTACTTGGCAACACATGAAGGAGTTAATAATCAACCAAGAGGATTGGAGGCATTACACTGTCTTGGAGGATCCTGATCCGATGATCTCCTTGTACTGCAGCACATCGCGCACAGAAATTAATCAGCCAAATCAGACGAACAAATTCTATatccaacacacacacacccaaaaaaaaaaaatcaatccaaAATGAATGATCGATGCGCGCGCGAGGTTGAGCACATATGTACCCGGAGGTAGCGGCCGGTGGGGTCGGCCTCGGCGACGTCGGGGTCTTCGTCGGGCGGCTCCGGCTGCTCGTCGGCGAcgaagtccgccgccgccgcctccggagGCACCATCGATCGGTTTCTGGCAGATCGATGAGGCAGGAAATATCAATCGTCGTGTAGTAGCCGGATCAGGAGAAATTGTGAGAAAGGGATTGTTGCGTTTGCATGGATGGATCGTCTCATCTCATCCCAGAAGATGAAACCGCCGTTGCAAATTGGAGTAATCAGCTGTGGGCCGGGCCACCTGTATGCGTGCATCAAAATCGAATTAAGGAATTTATTAAGGTTATCCCTCAAATCAACCGTGTCGACGTCAGTCTCATACGTAATAGTACTACGTAGCAGGTTTATCTTTTCtgcttataaattttaaattttgattgatttttgggttttcaccgtagtttattttcagtcttgttttccaaataaatcactaagaacacgtatataaaagttctattcacaattatatttttatttataaatatatcatttgatttttttctccaaaaccaGATCTTTTGTACAGAAACActaacatttttattatttgtatatgCAAGTCGAATAGCAAACACAATGATTggtttgcttttattttttaaagataaaacttttcctaattaaaagtagatttttagtAATTGTAAAATTAGTGACTGAGCTATCGCGCCGCTACAATACTCGCAAGCCATTTTAGCTTGCTACATCGTTAGTGGATGAGTTCATTACCAATTTACCATGAAACTGAAGCTCCGTCGTTACGAGGCCGTGTTCGTTAG is part of the Oryza brachyantha chromosome 11, ObraRS2, whole genome shotgun sequence genome and encodes:
- the LOC102702222 gene encoding probable serine/threonine-protein kinase WNK6 yields the protein MVPPEAAAADFVADEQPEPPDEDPDVAEADPTGRYLRYKEIIGSGSSKTVYKAFDAVDGIEVAWGKVEINDRIMGSSKELQRLCTEIQLLKSLKHKHILKLYASWVDTRNRTVNIVTELFTSGNLREYRTKHKKVDMKAMRRWAKQILTGLEYLHSQKPPIIHRDLKCDNIFINGNHGKVKIGDFGLAMVMQQRKTQSIQGTVEFMAPELFGENYNELVDIYSFGMCMLEMVTCECPYSECKGFVQIYKKITEGVKPVALSKVKDAELRNFIESCLTSVSDRLPASELLKSPFLQKDGANEQSSNPVQEQVKFTENSSLDSKDVPIFVSLVPNDTVNGKEKSFSLVLQKGDFVLEGNMSNTNPVMLFLRFPSPPDGKFKNVQFCFDMEKDTSLSVSSEMVEQLELPEWNPAFPELIDAFLLHIFPSWKPCVKVGKMLPSSS